The Mammaliicoccus sciuri genome window below encodes:
- a CDS encoding RluA family pseudouridine synthase produces MQITIPSKFEGQTIEEMFKSLHLPKKELHLLRMSKELTINDESCTLRDTVNAGDKLNIPLFDETSQYVSSYRLAEIKYEDEYLAIVVKPKGVKTHPNDLKEANTLMNHVIYTLDSDYAEPVHRLDQETVGLLLVAKHPIAKKILDRMLEDREITRTYKAQVDSLLPLKPQTIDMTIGKDKFHPNKRRVSPTGQRAITHILESHMIDEHTAEVELKLDTGRTHQIRVHLAEIGHPVVGDPLYNNSKLRKLKLHSYKIEFEHPFKDEMISVTLDD; encoded by the coding sequence ATGCAAATTACAATACCATCAAAATTTGAAGGTCAAACAATCGAAGAGATGTTTAAATCTTTACATCTACCAAAGAAAGAACTTCACCTTTTAAGAATGTCAAAAGAACTTACGATAAATGACGAATCATGTACATTAAGAGATACAGTAAATGCCGGAGATAAACTTAATATCCCATTATTTGACGAAACGAGCCAATATGTTTCTAGTTACCGATTAGCTGAAATTAAATACGAGGATGAATACTTAGCAATTGTCGTTAAACCTAAAGGTGTTAAGACACATCCTAACGATTTAAAAGAAGCAAACACACTTATGAATCACGTAATCTATACGTTAGATTCTGATTATGCTGAGCCTGTTCATAGACTTGACCAAGAAACTGTTGGATTATTATTAGTCGCAAAACACCCTATCGCTAAAAAAATACTAGATCGTATGTTAGAAGATAGAGAAATTACAAGAACATATAAAGCACAAGTTGATAGTTTATTACCTCTTAAACCACAAACAATTGATATGACAATAGGTAAAGACAAATTCCATCCAAACAAAAGACGTGTATCACCAACAGGTCAACGTGCGATCACACATATACTTGAAAGTCATATGATTGATGAACATACGGCAGAAGTAGAATTAAAATTAGATACGGGTAGAACACACCAAATCCGTGTCCACCTTGCAGAAATTGGACATCCAGTTGTTGGTGACCCACTCTATAACAACAGTAAACTGAGAAAATTAAAATTACACAGCTATAAAATAGAATTCGAACATCCATTTAAAGATGAAATGATTTCAGTTACGTTAGATGATTAA
- a CDS encoding transposase gives MVSYPSVSKDSFLTDKLIYVIEDLLNLMKRHASIKQRLLVLAEEFEEFEEFKIIKSIPGIGDLTAIMIIGELGDIKSFDSHKQLNAYVDIDIKRYQSGKTHFKDKINKRGNKHARSLFYLIIKNFLLGQRLFKNHIIDYYYKLKKQPNGKGHKTASIACVNKLLKTIHYLVINNKEYDYHLSPH, from the coding sequence ATGGTCAGTTATCCTTCTGTTTCTAAAGATTCATTTTTAACAGATAAATTAATTTATGTGATTGAAGATTTATTAAATCTAATGAAACGGCATGCTTCTATAAAACAAAGGTTATTAGTGTTAGCTGAGGAATTCGAGGAATTCGAAGAATTTAAAATAATTAAATCTATTCCTGGCATTGGTGATTTAACAGCCATAATGATTATTGGCGAATTAGGTGACATCAAATCCTTTGATTCTCATAAACAATTGAATGCATATGTAGACATTGATATAAAAAGATATCAGTCTGGTAAAACGCATTTTAAAGATAAAATTAACAAACGTGGAAACAAACATGCTAGATCATTATTTTACTTAATCATTAAAAATTTCCTGTTGGGTCAAAGGTTATTTAAAAATCATATTATCGACTATTATTACAAATTAAAAAAGCAGCCTAATGGCAAAGGCCACAAGACTGCTTCAATAGCTTGCGTTAACAAGCTACTTAAAACCATTCATTATCTAGTTATAAATAATAAAGAATATGATTATCACTTGTCTCCACACTGA
- a CDS encoding DUF445 domain-containing protein yields the protein MITIITVFCMMVIGALIGGFTNFIAIKMLFHPYHEIRWFGYKLPFTPGLIPKRRNELSEKVGEMVTKHLLTPEVFKEKLVNPSTKKVLEDTIKVQFNTLKEKKYTIQNFVDRIDYPLEEKLNETIKSTIKEKIDQYYASHKNDEIKSLIPEEILEQLNIQLNRVTPEILTKIDEYLVSEKGEQDIHSMVEEFFEQKGRMVGMIQMFMTTEDIVYRVKKELRNVIKQEKIKNMIDLQVHNQYDKWMAKPLQEVLTDERKEKAKTLFATEITESINVNKYLNTPLDELVPNLFVYMEGRGTERFIDYMIGKVGDNISLILERMKLAELIKDQIDRFELSYLEKLVIEISNKELKLITLLGFVLGGVIGLLQGIIAIFV from the coding sequence ATGATAACAATTATAACTGTATTTTGTATGATGGTAATTGGTGCGTTAATAGGTGGATTTACAAACTTTATTGCAATTAAAATGTTATTTCATCCATACCATGAAATTAGATGGTTCGGATATAAATTACCGTTTACACCAGGCTTAATACCAAAAAGAAGAAATGAATTATCAGAAAAAGTAGGTGAGATGGTTACTAAACATCTCTTAACTCCTGAAGTATTTAAAGAAAAACTTGTGAACCCAAGTACGAAGAAAGTGCTTGAAGACACGATAAAAGTTCAATTTAATACTTTGAAAGAGAAAAAATATACGATTCAAAACTTTGTGGATCGAATTGATTATCCACTAGAAGAGAAATTAAATGAAACGATCAAATCTACTATTAAAGAAAAGATTGATCAATATTATGCTTCTCATAAGAATGATGAAATTAAATCACTCATTCCAGAAGAAATACTTGAACAATTAAACATTCAACTTAATCGTGTAACACCAGAAATTTTAACAAAGATTGATGAATATTTAGTATCTGAAAAAGGTGAACAAGATATTCATTCAATGGTTGAAGAATTTTTTGAACAAAAAGGTAGAATGGTCGGCATGATTCAAATGTTTATGACTACTGAAGATATTGTATATAGAGTTAAAAAAGAACTTAGAAATGTCATTAAACAAGAAAAAATCAAAAATATGATTGATTTACAAGTGCATAATCAATACGACAAATGGATGGCTAAACCTTTACAAGAAGTTTTAACAGACGAAAGAAAAGAAAAAGCCAAAACATTATTCGCAACTGAAATTACAGAATCTATTAATGTTAATAAATATTTAAACACACCTTTAGATGAACTCGTTCCAAACTTATTTGTATATATGGAAGGAAGAGGAACAGAAAGATTTATTGACTATATGATTGGTAAAGTCGGCGATAATATTAGCTTAATTTTAGAAAGAATGAAATTAGCAGAATTGATTAAAGATCAAATAGATCGATTCGAATTATCTTATTTAGAAAAATTAGTCATAGAAATCTCTAATAAAGAATTAAAATTAATTACATTATTAGGCTTTGTATTAGGTGGAGTTATTGGATTATTACAAGGAATAATCGCTATTTTTGTATAA
- a CDS encoding cytochrome P450, with product MGKQIPKDRGLDSTLKVLKEGYKYVPNRLEKFDTNIFELRALGGRRTVVFSGKEAAEIFYNNELIERQGTLPKRVVNTLFGKGAIHTTGGKKHIDRKALFMSLMTEENLEYLRELTRSTWFMNTERMERMDEVNVYKESIILLTKVGFRWAGIIASPEEIESCAKDMDTMIDSFKNIGTAFKGYREAKKARDRVETFLENQIIAVREGKLTPPQGTALHEFSHWEDFEGNLMDSRLCAIDLMNVVRPLVAINRFVSFGVKALHDYPGEAEKVFNNENDYAYKFVQEVRRFYPFVPFLPGKAAVDIEFDGYTIEKDTFLVLDIYGTLHREGLWENPERFYPNRFSDWDGSPFDLIPQGGGDYYTNHRCAGEWMTIIIMEESMKYFARNISYDMKKDQDLSVNLNKLPGRVVSGTIIENVNALVNRNVESV from the coding sequence ATGGGTAAGCAAATACCAAAAGATAGAGGTCTAGACAGTACATTAAAAGTCTTAAAAGAAGGCTATAAATATGTACCAAATAGACTTGAGAAATTTGATACGAATATTTTTGAATTAAGAGCGTTAGGTGGAAGAAGAACAGTTGTATTTAGCGGTAAAGAAGCTGCAGAGATTTTTTATAACAATGAATTAATTGAAAGACAAGGTACGTTACCTAAACGTGTTGTTAATACTTTATTCGGTAAAGGCGCTATACATACTACTGGTGGTAAAAAACACATAGACCGTAAAGCTCTATTTATGTCATTAATGACTGAAGAAAACTTAGAATATTTAAGAGAACTTACACGTAGTACTTGGTTCATGAACACTGAACGTATGGAAAGAATGGACGAAGTTAACGTCTATAAAGAATCTATTATCCTATTAACTAAAGTTGGATTTAGATGGGCAGGCATTATCGCTTCTCCTGAAGAAATCGAAAGCTGTGCAAAAGATATGGATACTATGATCGATTCATTCAAAAATATCGGTACTGCATTCAAAGGTTATAGAGAAGCTAAAAAAGCAAGAGATAGAGTAGAAACATTCCTAGAAAATCAAATTATTGCAGTACGTGAAGGTAAATTAACACCTCCACAAGGTACAGCATTACATGAATTTAGTCATTGGGAAGATTTTGAAGGTAATTTAATGGATTCTAGATTGTGTGCGATCGATTTAATGAACGTTGTGCGTCCTCTAGTCGCAATTAACCGTTTTGTTAGTTTCGGTGTGAAAGCATTACATGATTATCCAGGAGAAGCAGAAAAAGTTTTCAATAATGAAAATGACTATGCTTATAAATTTGTACAAGAAGTTAGAAGATTCTATCCATTCGTACCATTTTTACCTGGTAAAGCAGCAGTAGATATCGAATTTGATGGCTATACTATTGAGAAAGATACGTTCTTAGTATTAGATATTTACGGAACATTGCATAGAGAAGGCTTATGGGAGAATCCAGAAAGATTCTATCCTAACCGCTTCAGCGATTGGGACGGAAGCCCATTTGATTTAATCCCTCAAGGTGGCGGCGATTATTATACAAACCACCGTTGTGCGGGTGAATGGATGACAATTATCATCATGGAAGAATCAATGAAATACTTCGCTAGAAACATTTCATATGATATGAAAAAAGACCAAGACCTATCTGTTAATTTAAATAAATTACCAGGTCGTGTCGTAAGTGGTACAATCATTGAAAATGTTAATGCATTAGTAAACCGTAACGTAGAATCAGTTTAA
- a CDS encoding GAF domain-containing sensor histidine kinase, translated as MEKPTRTSLLKEIAEFLNEETEMYSMMHGALKKLVSGSNFHTGWIFFIDEEGKHELVAEEALPPALTHNSCQYMTEGTCWCVTAYQNKKLTKASNIITCSRIVKATKEHHDKTDGITHHATVPLRSGNEQFGLLNIATPNTKRYSEEDLELLESVAFQIGSAIKRILLTDQEKEAARINERNRLARDLHDSVNQMLFSLKITAHAAKSLDDQEAAKKAFQTIEETSQSAVNEMRALIWQLKPIGLEQGLISAIKQYSQLIHIEPEFEVEGLIDLPNTIEENVYRIIQESLNNIHKHSGVNSAKIFLEQNKNTFKFKIVDNGKGFESQDLDNKLSHGLRNIKQRVQGMKGNVDIKSKLNEGTEIVISIPL; from the coding sequence ATGGAAAAACCAACGCGTACAAGCCTTTTAAAAGAAATTGCGGAATTTTTAAATGAAGAGACTGAAATGTATAGTATGATGCATGGCGCACTTAAAAAATTAGTGAGTGGCAGTAACTTTCATACAGGTTGGATATTTTTTATTGATGAAGAAGGTAAACATGAACTTGTTGCTGAAGAAGCGTTACCGCCAGCTTTAACACATAATAGCTGCCAATACATGACGGAAGGTACGTGTTGGTGTGTAACAGCATATCAAAATAAAAAATTAACGAAAGCTTCAAATATTATTACATGTTCAAGAATTGTAAAAGCAACTAAAGAACATCATGACAAGACGGATGGCATTACGCATCATGCAACTGTGCCACTTCGTTCTGGTAATGAACAGTTTGGATTGCTTAATATTGCGACACCTAATACGAAGCGATATTCAGAAGAAGATTTAGAATTGCTAGAGTCTGTAGCATTTCAAATCGGCTCTGCGATTAAACGTATATTATTAACGGATCAAGAAAAAGAGGCAGCTCGTATAAATGAAAGGAATAGATTAGCTAGAGATTTACATGATTCTGTTAATCAAATGTTATTTTCTTTAAAAATCACTGCACATGCAGCGAAAAGTCTTGATGACCAAGAAGCGGCTAAAAAAGCTTTTCAAACAATTGAAGAGACGAGTCAAAGTGCTGTCAATGAAATGAGAGCACTAATATGGCAATTGAAACCGATAGGGTTGGAACAAGGTTTAATATCAGCTATTAAACAATATAGCCAGTTAATCCATATTGAACCTGAATTTGAAGTTGAAGGACTTATTGATTTGCCAAATACAATTGAAGAGAATGTTTATCGCATTATTCAAGAATCATTAAATAATATTCATAAACACTCAGGTGTAAATAGTGCGAAAATATTTCTAGAACAAAATAAAAATACGTTTAAATTTAAAATTGTAGATAACGGTAAAGGATTTGAAAGTCAAGATTTAGACAACAAGCTATCTCACGGTTTGAGAAATATTAAACAACGTGTTCAAGGTATGAAGGGAAATGTAGATATCAAATCAAAATTGAATGAAGGAACAGAAATTGTGATTTCTATTCCACTTTAA
- a CDS encoding dicarboxylate/amino acid:cation symporter, which translates to MKVRKNLTLKIVIALVLGITVGSIFNMFAGTGFVQGTNQYVFNVIGQIFLNLIFMLVVPVVFVSIVLGVIGVGDPKLLGGIGLKTVIFFLCTTAIAITIAMLLALVFKPGAGQSDLLNSNDVKKYGAEQKAKSSDQAAPENQTFDQTLIHLFPQNPMKSMVEQDMLPIITFAIFIGVGMIALGSKVEAVKKIFEQTNDILMYIVTMIMNYFAPIGTFGLVATAFTNAGFGAIKQLGMYFFVVLLALAVHFFVVYGGAVKLLAGKNPFWFFKKFFPAMTVGFSSSSSNATLPISLECTKEMGVRKEISSFVQPLGATINMDGTAIMQGVATIFIAQVSGIDLTIMQMVTVVVVAVIASIGTAGVPGVGLVMLAMVLTSIGLDPAAIGIILGIDRLLDMTRTSVNITGDAACALILSEREKSKFVKE; encoded by the coding sequence ATGAAAGTCAGGAAAAACTTAACTTTAAAAATTGTTATCGCTTTAGTATTAGGTATAACAGTTGGTTCGATTTTTAATATGTTTGCCGGAACGGGTTTCGTTCAAGGTACGAATCAATACGTATTTAATGTAATTGGTCAAATATTCCTTAACCTCATTTTCATGCTTGTAGTACCAGTGGTATTTGTTTCAATTGTATTAGGGGTTATTGGCGTAGGTGATCCAAAATTACTAGGTGGCATAGGATTAAAAACCGTTATATTCTTCTTATGTACTACGGCAATTGCGATTACTATCGCAATGTTATTAGCTTTAGTATTTAAACCAGGTGCTGGTCAATCAGATTTATTAAATAGTAATGATGTTAAAAAATATGGTGCTGAACAAAAAGCTAAATCATCTGATCAAGCTGCACCAGAAAATCAAACATTTGATCAAACATTGATTCATTTGTTCCCTCAAAATCCAATGAAATCTATGGTGGAACAAGATATGTTACCGATTATTACATTTGCAATCTTTATTGGTGTAGGAATGATTGCACTTGGTAGTAAGGTTGAAGCGGTGAAAAAAATCTTCGAGCAGACCAATGATATACTCATGTATATCGTTACAATGATTATGAATTACTTCGCACCAATTGGTACATTTGGATTAGTGGCAACAGCTTTTACAAACGCAGGTTTTGGCGCAATTAAACAACTTGGTATGTACTTCTTTGTTGTATTATTAGCGTTAGCAGTGCACTTCTTTGTAGTCTATGGTGGGGCAGTTAAATTATTAGCAGGTAAGAATCCTTTCTGGTTCTTCAAAAAGTTCTTCCCGGCTATGACAGTTGGCTTTAGTTCATCAAGTTCAAATGCAACGTTACCTATATCTTTAGAATGTACTAAAGAAATGGGTGTGAGAAAAGAAATTAGTTCATTTGTTCAACCATTAGGTGCTACGATAAATATGGATGGTACAGCTATTATGCAAGGTGTCGCAACAATATTTATAGCTCAAGTATCAGGTATCGATTTAACAATTATGCAAATGGTAACGGTTGTCGTTGTTGCCGTTATTGCTTCAATCGGTACTGCAGGTGTTCCAGGTGTTGGCCTTGTTATGTTAGCAATGGTACTAACTTCAATCGGTTTAGACCCCGCAGCAATAGGTATTATTTTAGGTATAGATAGATTGTTAGATATGACAAGAACATCTGTAAATATTACCGGAGATGCTGCATGTGCATTAATTTTATCTGAAAGAGAAAAGTCAAAATTTGTAAAAGAATAA
- a CDS encoding YlbF family regulator: MAEVNIYDKANELEQTLRASEEYNKIKEQYEKVNADPETKKLFDEFREIQLELQTKQMQSEEISEVDIARAQKSAQEIEQNETIAELMQAEQAMSQLIQDLNRVIMKPLEDIYGSLEENQG; encoded by the coding sequence ATGGCAGAAGTAAACATTTACGACAAAGCGAATGAACTAGAACAAACTTTACGTGCAAGTGAAGAATATAACAAAATTAAAGAACAATATGAAAAAGTTAATGCAGACCCAGAAACAAAAAAATTATTTGATGAATTCCGTGAAATTCAATTAGAATTACAAACTAAACAAATGCAAAGCGAAGAAATTTCTGAAGTAGATATCGCTAGAGCTCAAAAATCTGCTCAAGAAATTGAACAAAACGAAACAATCGCTGAATTAATGCAAGCTGAACAAGCAATGAGTCAATTAATTCAAGATTTGAACCGTGTTATCATGAAACCATTAGAAGATATCTACGGTAGCCTTGAAGAAAACCAAGGTTAA
- a CDS encoding IS110 family transposase, producing MKLKLLKFNNLGVIFIEYFGLDVGKGKSFIAHYSNNEFVKEFEITHDNNGFESLNKYIKDFARVYFLFEATGIYSKVLEKFCTVNNISFCVINPLEAKLLTNSLRNWKTDKSDAHKPAVLAKNINKKPSRNLMEEKYVKLRELTRYYEEINNQQNYLKNQLIQLLDMTFPELQNLFKDRYSRLALQVASKFPHPDFVDSNEIEELKNTINSCTEKNLSEKKKAQYAKNS from the coding sequence GTGAAGTTAAAGCTTCTTAAATTTAATAACTTAGGAGTGATTTTTATCGAATATTTTGGTTTAGATGTTGGAAAAGGAAAGAGTTTTATTGCACATTATTCAAACAATGAATTTGTTAAAGAATTTGAAATTACCCACGATAATAATGGTTTTGAGTCACTAAACAAATATATAAAGGATTTCGCAAGAGTATATTTTTTATTTGAAGCTACTGGTATATATTCAAAAGTGTTAGAGAAATTCTGTACAGTTAACAACATTTCATTTTGTGTAATTAACCCTCTTGAGGCAAAATTACTAACTAATTCTTTAAGAAATTGGAAAACAGATAAATCTGATGCACATAAACCTGCCGTTTTAGCTAAAAATATAAATAAAAAACCTTCTAGAAATTTAATGGAAGAAAAATACGTAAAACTGAGAGAACTGACAAGATACTATGAAGAAATTAACAATCAACAAAATTACTTAAAAAACCAATTGATTCAGTTACTAGATATGACTTTTCCAGAATTACAAAACCTATTTAAGGATAGATATTCAAGATTGGCTTTACAAGTAGCTAGTAAGTTCCCACATCCTGACTTTGTTGATTCTAATGAAATTGAAGAACTAAAAAATACAATTAATAGTTGTACAGAAAAAAATCTATCAGAGAAAAAGAAAGCACAATATGCAAAAAACTCGTAG
- a CDS encoding response regulator, producing the protein MSYNIILVDDHHIVRQGLSFLLDTVPDFNIQADFSSGVLLLEYLEQHESPHIVLLDLVMPDMNGIEITSIMKKKYPNIKILVLTSFYDEEHVISAIDKGADGYEIKDVEPESLIQTIRSVLNGEKKIHPKVQSVISESERKPHRENKLSKRELEVLAELVKGKTNKEIAETLFVSEKTIKTHVSHILNKLKVSDRTQAAVYAMEHQLLI; encoded by the coding sequence ATGAGTTATAATATAATCTTAGTAGATGACCATCATATTGTGCGACAAGGATTAAGTTTCTTACTTGATACTGTTCCAGATTTCAATATACAAGCTGATTTCTCAAGTGGCGTGTTATTGCTAGAATACTTGGAACAACATGAATCACCACATATTGTTCTGTTAGATTTAGTTATGCCCGATATGAATGGCATTGAAATCACAAGTATCATGAAGAAGAAATACCCAAACATAAAGATATTAGTCTTAACAAGCTTTTATGATGAAGAACATGTCATATCAGCGATTGATAAAGGTGCAGATGGTTATGAAATTAAAGATGTAGAACCAGAGTCACTTATACAAACAATTAGATCTGTATTAAATGGTGAGAAGAAAATTCATCCAAAGGTACAGTCTGTTATTTCTGAAAGTGAACGGAAACCACATAGAGAAAATAAATTATCAAAAAGAGAACTTGAAGTATTAGCTGAATTGGTGAAAGGTAAGACGAATAAAGAAATTGCAGAAACACTATTTGTATCCGAAAAAACAATCAAAACACATGTCAGTCACATACTGAATAAGTTAAAAGTATCAGATAGAACACAAGCTGCGGTTTATGCAATGGAACACCAATTATTAATTTAA
- the xdrA gene encoding XRE family transcriptional regulator XdrA has translation MDKQTFTTIIQTKFKMVRIEAGYTQDTMANTVGLSKKTLVQIEKERVLPNWTTCVSICALFRDSDVLNTTFGCDPLEVIQIISRHHCAYPNHDNTSDIYWVTLDAKSGYILQSNKKSDLYRVLNEERQPIFGTAKKREAETYFLRKTQSLFV, from the coding sequence ATGGATAAACAAACATTTACAACAATAATCCAAACAAAATTCAAAATGGTTCGTATTGAGGCTGGTTACACTCAAGATACTATGGCGAATACAGTAGGATTATCTAAGAAAACTTTAGTGCAAATTGAAAAAGAGAGAGTATTACCTAACTGGACGACATGTGTATCAATTTGTGCATTATTCAGAGATTCAGATGTTTTAAATACTACTTTTGGTTGTGATCCATTAGAAGTTATTCAAATCATATCTCGTCATCATTGTGCATATCCAAACCATGACAATACTAGCGATATTTACTGGGTAACACTTGATGCTAAATCTGGCTATATTTTACAATCTAATAAAAAATCAGATCTTTACAGAGTATTAAACGAAGAACGTCAACCAATCTTCGGTACTGCGAAAAAACGTGAAGCAGAAACTTACTTCTTACGTAAAACGCAATCACTATTTGTTTAA
- a CDS encoding bifunctional GNAT family N-acetyltransferase/carbon-nitrogen hydrolase family protein, producing MSKSIDNNEFNVSINTRQMTFDDIDEVIELQSKCFPGMEPWERGHLESHLRMFPRGQIVVEFEGEIIGSCSSLIINFDEYDDRHTWDSITNNGYITNHNDHGHNLYGIEVMVHPDYRGMKVGARLYEARREIAYELNLKSIIIGGRIPNYHKYSDELSPREYVQGVIKHRIKDPVLTFQLMNDFTLMRINPNYLSDDVKSMKFATLMEWNNPDYIARSNVHFKTSEPVRICTVNYMMRKINSFEEFANQIEYFIDVAYDADSDFIVFPELLTTQLMSFDEQSNPAESIRKLTTYTSQYIEMFNQFAMKYNINIIGGSHFVEEGEDIYNISYLFRRDGSIEKQYKIHVTPNERKWWGVSPGNGVEVFDTDCGKIAIQICYDSEFPEMARIAMEKGAKIIFTPFSTEDRQSYLRVKYCCMARAIENQVYTVTSGTCGNLPQTENMDIQYSASAIYSPSDYGFARDGIVSETGENLEMVAIGEIDLEVLRRGRENGTVRHLRDRRHDVYNITYNQ from the coding sequence ATGTCAAAATCAATCGATAATAATGAATTTAACGTTAGTATTAATACTAGACAGATGACTTTTGATGATATTGATGAAGTTATTGAATTACAGTCTAAATGTTTTCCAGGGATGGAACCGTGGGAAAGAGGTCATCTTGAAAGTCACTTAAGAATGTTTCCGAGAGGACAAATTGTTGTAGAATTTGAAGGTGAAATTATAGGTTCATGTTCATCACTTATCATCAATTTTGATGAATATGATGATAGACATACTTGGGATAGTATTACGAATAATGGGTATATTACAAACCATAATGATCATGGTCACAATTTATATGGTATTGAAGTTATGGTTCATCCTGATTATAGAGGGATGAAAGTTGGCGCAAGACTATATGAAGCTCGTAGAGAAATCGCTTATGAATTAAATTTAAAGAGTATTATTATAGGTGGTAGAATTCCTAACTATCATAAATATAGTGATGAATTATCACCACGTGAATATGTACAAGGTGTTATTAAACATCGTATTAAAGATCCAGTATTAACATTTCAATTGATGAATGATTTTACGTTAATGCGTATTAATCCAAATTATTTAAGTGATGATGTTAAAAGTATGAAATTTGCTACTTTGATGGAATGGAATAATCCTGATTACATAGCAAGAAGTAATGTTCATTTTAAAACGAGTGAACCTGTGAGAATATGCACAGTTAACTATATGATGCGTAAAATTAATTCATTTGAAGAATTTGCAAACCAAATTGAATACTTTATTGACGTTGCATACGATGCGGATAGTGATTTTATCGTCTTTCCAGAATTGTTGACGACGCAATTAATGAGCTTTGATGAACAAAGTAATCCAGCAGAATCTATTAGAAAATTAACTACTTATACTTCACAATATATTGAGATGTTCAATCAGTTTGCGATGAAATATAATATCAATATTATCGGTGGTTCTCATTTCGTTGAAGAAGGCGAAGACATTTATAATATTTCATATTTATTTAGACGAGATGGTTCTATCGAAAAACAATATAAAATCCATGTAACACCAAATGAAAGAAAATGGTGGGGTGTATCACCTGGTAATGGCGTTGAAGTATTCGATACAGATTGTGGTAAAATAGCGATTCAAATTTGTTACGATAGTGAATTCCCTGAAATGGCAAGAATCGCAATGGAAAAAGGAGCGAAAATTATATTCACACCATTCTCAACAGAAGATAGACAAAGTTATCTACGTGTGAAATATTGTTGCATGGCACGCGCTATAGAAAACCAAGTTTACACAGTAACTTCAGGAACATGTGGTAACTTACCACAAACTGAGAACATGGATATCCAATATAGTGCTTCAGCGATATATTCTCCTTCAGACTATGGTTTTGCTCGTGATGGAATCGTCAGTGAAACAGGTGAGAATTTAGAAATGGTTGCTATCGGTGAAATTGATTTAGAAGTATTACGAAGAGGTAGAGAAAACGGAACTGTTAGACATCTTAGAGATAGAAGACATGACGTATATAATATTACGTATAATCAATAA